Proteins from a genomic interval of Musa acuminata AAA Group cultivar baxijiao chromosome BXJ1-9, Cavendish_Baxijiao_AAA, whole genome shotgun sequence:
- the LOC103973185 gene encoding uncharacterized protein LOC103973185: MPTPQPSHHTRINLGDVKSQIAKNLGPERSQQYFSYVNQLLAQKLSKPDFNKYCLLVLGRENIHLHNHLIRSILKNAFLVKHPPPLGLGKDALKPIGAVGTKSSEDESTDDDLAASMSKNTIWSNGNILPPSPCKVRSCIRDGRIKDRPSSLGQNGRLHATSHQIVRENDVINPCDSKRSMQHHQGVPLDHPAKRPRRENMALHDQAHVDHKGLIEFVKEDAEDLERANDLSSKRGPFQAPLGIPFCPASLGGARRSLPFVSTSSSGSLSCDRGELCHTEALKRRMEKIAAGHGLEGVTLDCSNLLNNGLDVYLKRLIRSCVELLGTRSGHDQTKYGVFKQQTQEKPINGVWPGNHMHVQNSDKISEHMQKLKTNNPISLQDFRVAMELNPQQLGEDWLLLLEKICLCSYKE; this comes from the coding sequence ATGCCGACACCGCAGCCTTCTCATCACACCCGGATCAATCTTGGTGACGTCAAGTCACAGATAGCCAAAAATCTTGGCCCTGAGCGGTCTCAGCAATATTTCAGCTATGTCAATCAGTTGTTAGCTCAAAAGCTGAGCAAACCAGACTTCAACAAGTATTGCCTTTTGGTCCTCGGACGTGAGAACATCCATTTGCACAACCATCTTATTCGCTCGATCCTCAAGAATGCCTTCCTGGTGAAACACCCACCGCCACTTGGACTTGGGAAAGATGCTTTGAAGCCCATCGGAGCTGTTGGAACGAAATCATCTGAAGATGAAAGCACAGATGATGATCTGGCAGCCTCAATGTCGAAGAACACTATATGGTCCAATGGGAACATCTTGCCACCGTCCCCTTGCAAAGTCAGGTCATGCATTCGAGATGGGAGGATCAAAGACCGTCCTAGTTCTCTTGGACAGAATGGAAGGTTACATGCAACTTCCCATCAAATCGTCCGAGAGAATGATGTCATTAATCCTTGCGATTCGAAGAGATCGATGCAGCATCATCAAGGTGTCCCTTTAGATCATCCTGCAAAGCGACCACGGAGAGAAAATATGGCACTTCATGATCAAGCTCATGTAGATCACAAGGGTTTGATCGAGTTTGTAAAGGAAGATGCAGAAGATTTGGAACGAGCTAATGACTTGAGCTCCAAGAGAGGTCCTTTCCAGGCTCCACTTGGAATCCCTTTCTGTCCTGCAAGTTTGGGTGGGGCACGGAGATCTTTGCCTTTTGTAAGTACTTCTAGCAGTGGTAGTCTTAGTTGTGACCGTGGAGAATTATGTCATACGGAGGCTTTGAAGAGAAGGATGGAGAAAATAGCAGCAGGACATGGCTTGGAAGGAGTTACATTGGACTGCTCTAATCTATTAAATAACGGGTTAGATGTTTATTTGAAGCGTTTGATTAGGTCATGTGTTGAATTACTGGGAACAAGGTCAGGTCATGATCAAACAAAGTATGGAGTCTTCAAGCAGCAAACTCAAGAGAAGCCAATTAATGGTGTTTGGCCAGGAAATCACATGCATGTACAGAATAGTGATAAGATTTCTGAACACATGCAAAAGCTGAAGACAAACAACCCGATATCTCTGCAGGATTTTAGGGTAGCGATGGAGTTGAACCCACAGCAACTTGGTGAAGATTGGCTGTTGCTACTCGAGAAAATATGCCTTTGTTCATATAAAGAATAA